The Tachyglossus aculeatus isolate mTacAcu1 unplaced genomic scaffold, mTacAcu1.pri scaffold_195_arrow_ctg1, whole genome shotgun sequence genome has a window encoding:
- the LOC119923412 gene encoding LOW QUALITY PROTEIN: olfactory receptor 14A16-like (The sequence of the model RefSeq protein was modified relative to this genomic sequence to represent the inferred CDS: inserted 1 base in 1 codon) — translation MIPVNEGQWLILWEGAAAHVIAQTMSNITTVTEFLLLGFSDIRELQLIHAALFLLVYLAALMGNLLIIVVTTVDQHFHTPMYFFLKNLSIVDLGYISVTVPKSILNSLTNVNTISLLGCAAQVFLVFLFAGSEMALLTVMSHDRYVAICHPLHYEITMPHRACVRMLAASWFSSCLNAIMYTASTFSLSFCGPNTVHQFFCDVPRLLRLACSSDHAMEDVSLAISTCLALFCFILIVDSYICIFSAVLRMPSAEGRSKAFSACLPHLVVVTLFXTSATSAYLKPMADSPSAVDLLASVFYALVPPTLNPLIYSLRNRDMKAAMGKLLWPKHFSKEKQSVGSKFLLHGLP, via the exons atgatccctgtcaatgaagggcagtggCTGAtcttgtgggagggtgca gcagctcatgtCATCGCCCAGACCATGTCAAACAtcacgacggtgacagaattcctcctcctgggattctctgacatccgggagttgcagctgatccacgctgcactgttccttctggtctatctggcagccctgatggggaatctcctcatcattgtcgTCACGACCGTTGACCagcacttccacacccccatgtacttcttcctcaagaacctgtccatcgttgacctcggctacatctccgtcacagtccccaaatccatcctcaattccctcacgaatgtcaacaccatctctctgctgggctgcgctgctcaggtattcctcgtatttttattCGCGGGATCAGagatggccctgctcacggtgatgtcccatgaccgctatgttgccatctgccaccccctgcactatgagatcaccaTGCCCCACAgggcctgtgtacgcatgttggctgcctcttggttcagcagctgtttgaatgccatcatgtacacagccagcaccttctctctatccttctgtggccccaacactgttcaccagttcttctgcgatgttcCCCggttgctaagacttgcatgttcctCTGACCACGCCATggaagatgtgagtttagccatcagcaCGTGCTTAGCTTtgttctgcttcattctcattgtGGACTCCTACATCTGCATCTTCtcagcagtgctgaggatgccgtcggcagagggccgctccaaagccttctccgcctgtctgccccacctggtcGTCGTCACTCTGT GCACATCTGCCACgtctgcctacctaaagccaatggcagactctccctctgcagtggACCTGCTGGCATCTGTGTTTTATGCCTTGGTGCCCCcgacccttaatcccctcatctacagcctgaggaaccgggacatgaaggcagcgatgggaaagcTGCTGTGGCCAAAACATTTCTCAAAGGAGAAACAATCTGTCGGATCAAAGTTCCTTCTCCACGGACTGCCCTGA